In Helianthus annuus cultivar XRQ/B chromosome 8, HanXRQr2.0-SUNRISE, whole genome shotgun sequence, a single genomic region encodes these proteins:
- the LOC110944027 gene encoding protein FAR-RED ELONGATED HYPOCOTYL 3-like, with protein sequence MRMSQQETPYTSPVKLGQIEQVGETPMQILLHRLKTDGFVFFHGTFENDERVQDVFVIHPESNKLWRTFPHVLLIYSTYKTNRYKMPLVQIIGVTSTYLSFCVAYAFIANEKEENFMMCTKCNT encoded by the coding sequence ATGAGAATGTCTCAACAAGAAACACCATATACATCGCCTGTTAAATTGGGTCAAATTGAGCAAGTCGGCGAGACTCCAATGCAGATACTTCTCCACCGGTTGAAGACAGATGGGTTTGTTTTCTTCCATGGAACATTTGAAAACGACGAAAGGGTACAAGATGTTTTCGTTATCCACCCGGAGTCGAACAAGTTGTGGCGCACCTTTCCGCATGTGTTGCTTATATACTCCACCTACAAGACGAACCGGTACAAAATGCCACTAGTTCAGATTATCGGTGTCACATCCACATACTTATCATTCTGCGTTGCGTATGCGTTCATAGCCAACGAGAAAGAGGAAAACTtcatgatgtgcacaaaatgcaacacaTAA